The genomic window GACTTGCAGCAGGTGATGAAGATATTTGGTAAGCAAGGGGGAGCCCGGACCTGAGCGCGGGCCTGAGAGGAACACCGGATGAAGGGAGTGCTTGAGACGCGCGAGGTGCAGTCGCCCGCACTGGAGTCGAACCCCCTGGGGGACCCCGCCCGCCGCCGGCTGACGGTGTACCTGCCCCCGGGCTATGGCGACGGAGATCAGCGCTACCCCAGCGTCTACTTCCTGCACGCCTTCTCCAACAGCGGCAGCTCGTGGACGAACACCGCTCCGTTCACCCCCAGCGTGCCGGAGCGGCTGGATGCGCTCATCACCTCCGGGCAGGTGCCCCCCGTCATCGGCGTGTTCCCGGATGGGTGGACCTCGCTCGGCGGCAGCCAGTGGATCAACAGCGACGCCATCGGGCGCTACCGCGACTACCTGGTGAAGGACGTGCTGGGCTTCGTGGACCGCACCTACCGCACGCTGCCCAAGGCGGCCTCGCGGGCGGTGCTGGGGCACAGCTCGGGCGGCTACGGCGCGCTGGTGATGGGCCGCTACCACCCGGAGCTGTTCTCGCACCTGGGCAGCCACTCCGGCGACTGCTACTTCGAGTACTGCTACATGCCGGACCTGCCCAAGGCGGCCGGGGCGCTGCTCAAGATGGGCGGGCTGGAGGCCTGGCACCAGGACTTCAAGAAGCGCTCCCGCGAGACGAAGCCGCGCGGCGAGGACTTCGCGGTCATCAACGTGCTGGCGATGGCGGCGGCGTACTCGCCGAAGAAGGGCGAGCCGCTCAACCTGGAGCTGCCGTTCGATCCGCAGACGGCCCGCCTGAAGCTGGAGGTGTGGAACCGCTGGCTGGTGCACGATCCGGTGCGCTTCGTGCCCAAGTTCCTGGACGCGTTCCGCAAGGTGAAGTCCGTGTTCCTCGACTGCGGCACGCGGGATGAGTTCAACCTGCGCTGGGGCACGCGCATCCTGGCCGAGGAGTTCAAGGCCAGCGGCGTGGAGCTGCGGCACGAGGAGTTCGAGGACGCCCACTCGGGCGTGTCCTACCGCTTCGAGAACTCGCTGGGCTTCCTCATTCCACGCATGGCGCGGGAGTAACCGGGCATGGGCATCGACCTGTATGGGCTGTCCCGCGTCGTGGGGGAGCAGGGCGTGCTGCCCCAGCGGGCGCGCCGGTTGGATGCGTCCCTGCCGTGCCGCGAGGCCGAGCTGCTCATCGAGGTGGAGAGCCTCAACATCGACGCCGCCTCCTTCAAGCAGATCAAGGAAGAGGTGGGGGGCAGCCCCGAGCGCATCGCCCAGCGCATCCAGGACATCGTCCGGGAGCGCGGCAAGATGCAGAACCCCGTCACCGGCTCGGGCGGCATGCTCATCGGCCGCGTGAAGGAGCTGGGGGCCCAGCACCCGGCGCGGGGGACGCTGAAGGTGGGCGACCGCATCGCCACGCTGGTGAGCCTCACCCTCACGCCGCTCGTCATCGAGGAGATCCTCGCCGTGCATCCGGAGATTGACCGGGTGGACATCCGGGGCCATGCCCTGCTGTTCGCCTCGGGCATCTACGCGCGGCTGCCGGAGGACATGCCGGACACGCTGGCCCTGGCGGCGCTGGACGTGTGCGGCGCGCCCGCGCTGGTGGCCCGCCACGTCCGGCCGGGCATGACGGTGGCCGTGCTGGGCGCGGGCAAGAGCGGGGCACTGTGTCTGGCTCAGGCGCGGCGAGGGCTCCAGGGCAAGGGCCAGCTGCTCGCGCTCGACATCTCCGAGAAGGCTCTGGCGGCGCTGTCCGGCATCGGCCTGTGTGACGAGGCGCTCAAGGTGGATGCCACCCAGGGCGTGGACGTGATGGCGGCGGTGCACCGGGCCACGGGCGGCACGCTGTGCGATCTCGTCGTCAACTGCGCCTCGGTGGGCAACACGGAGATGGCGTCCATCCTGTCCGTGAAGGACGGGGGCACCGTCATCTTCTTCTCCATGGCCACCAGCTTCACCTCCGCCGCCCTGGGCGCCGAGGGGGTGGGCAAGGACGTCACCATGCTGGTGGGCAACGGCTACGTGCCCGGCCACGCGGACTTGACGCTGGAGCTGCTCCGCGCCGAGCCCGCGCTGCGCAAGCTGTTCGAGACGCGCTACGTCTGATTGCCCGGGGCCGCCGCCGCCGGCTCCGCCGAGGGGATGGGCGGCTCGACGGTCTGCGTGGCCGCCCAGTCCTGGGCGGAGCGCCCGCTGGCATCCTTCCGGTTACCCGAGGCGCCGTGCTGGCGGAGCGCGTCGGCCACCTCCTTGCGGCCGAAGAGGCTGGCGAACATCAGCGCCGTCTGGCCCAGCCCATTGGACTGGTCCACCGCGCAGGGCTGCTGGAGGAGCAGGGTGACGATGTCCGCGTGCCCCTTGAAGGCCGCGCCCATCAGCGCCGTGTTCCCGCGCGAGTCCCCCGCGCAGGCGTTCGCCCCCGAGGCCAGCAGCACCTTCACCGTGTCCAGGTGGCCGTGGTACGCCGCGAGGATGAGCGGCGAGAAGCCCCGCTTGTCCTGCACTTCCACCGGCGTGCCGGCCTTCACGAGCCCCGCCACGAGCTCCGAGTCGCCTTCCCGGGCGGCGGCGAGCAGGTAGCGCTCCGCATCGCTCACGGCGAGCACGCGTCCCGGCGAGGGCCGCTCCCAGAGCAGCAGGTAGCCCGTCATCAACGCCATGCCCACGGCCATCACCAGCGCCACCGCGCCGAGGAGCATCCTCACCTTGCGCATCATCGTTTCACTCCAAGCCAGGACATCGAAGGGGGAAGGGGAAGCGGTAAGCCGGAGGGCCCCTCACCGGGGCCGCGGGGCGAAGCCCACCGGCGAAGGAGAGGACTACCGGGCCGCCAGCGGGGCGATGGTGGCCTTGGCCTCGTCCAGGGAGACGCCCACGGCCTTGGCCAGACGCGTGCCGTACTCGGGGTTGGCGCTGAAGAAGAAGCCCACCATGCGCGCCTTCACCACCGGGCTGCTGACCTGGTTGAGGTCCCCGGCGAGGTTCTTCACCAGGCGCTCCTTCTCGGCGGCGGACAGCTTCGCGTAGAAGGCCCCCGCCTGGGAGAAGTTGTCCGTCTTGGTGATGGCCGCCTGCTGGCTCGTCCCGCTCAGCGGAAGCTGCGAGAACAGGTACGCGGGCTTGTCCTCGGTCTCCTTCGTGACGCTGGGCTCATAGTTGACGTCCGACTTCGTGTTGCCGGAGTTCATGCTGCCCGCCTGGCTGTTGTTGTTCACCGCCGCGCGCGCCTTGTTGACGGGCAGGGACTGGTAGTTGGCGCCCACGCGGTAGCGCTGGGTGTCCGCGTAGGAGAACAGGCGGCCCTGGAGCAGGCGGTCCTCGGAGGGCTCGATGCCCGGCGGCATCACCCCGGGGGAAAAAGCGGCCTGCTCGGTCTCCTCGAAGAAGTTGTCCGGCGTCCGGGTCAGCGTGAACTTGCCGAGCACCACGGAGGGCATCTGGTCCTCGGGCCACACCTTCGTCGCATCCAGCGGATCGAACGGGAAGGCATCGAGGTTCTTCGGATCCAGCACCTGCGCGCTCAGCTCCCAGGCGGGGTGCTGCCCCTTGCCGATGGTGGTGTAGAGGTCCTGCGTGGCGTGCTGGAAGTCCTGGGCCTGGGTGCGCGCGGCCTCCTCGGCCGTGAGCGACTTCACGCCCTGGAGCGTCTTCCAGTTGAACTTGACGTAGCGCACCTCGCCCTTGGCGTTGACGAACTTGAAGGCGTGCACGCCGTGGCCGTTCATCTGCCGGTAGCTCGCCGGGATGCCCAGGTCCGAGTAGAGCTGGGTCAGCATGTGCGTGGACTCGGGCTGGTGCGAGAAGAAGTCGAAGAAGCGGCTGGGCTCCTGCCGGTTGGTGATGGGCGAGGGCTTCAGCGAGTGCACCATGTCCGGGAACTTGATGGCGTCCCGGATGAAGAAGACCGGCAGGTTGTTGCCCACCAGGTCCCAGTTGCCCTCGTCCGTGTAGAACTTGAGCGCGAAGCCGCGCGGATCCCTCAGCGTCTCCGGCGAGCCCTGCGGGTGGATGACCGTGGAGAAGCGCACGAACATGGGCGTCTTCTTCCCCTTGGCGGAGAAGAGCGAGGCGCGCGTGAGCTGCGAGAAGTCCCCGGCGCTCTCGAAGGTGCCGTAGGCGCCCACCCCGCGGGCGTGCACGACGCGCTCGGGGATGCGCTCGCGGTCAAAGCGCGCGAGCTTCTCGATGAGGTGGAAGTCCTCCAGGAGGATGCCGCCCCGGGGGCCCGCCGTCTTCGAGCTCTGGTTGGTGCCCACCGGCGCGCCCGAGTCGGTGGTCAGCGGCGGCGGGTTCGCCAGGACCGCGCCGCCCAGAAGCAGCGCCGGGATGAACGAGAATGCGAACTTCATGGTGACTCCAGGGGAAAGTTCAAAGGGGTGATGCCCGGGGCCTAGAGCAGAAGGTGTGCCGCGCCCCGAAGTCCCTCAAATCAAGGGTTTATGACGAGGGATGCCCTGAGTTGCACTGACAGCTCGGTGAATGCACCGATATTTCGGTGAACGATGTCCCCAAATATCGCGGCCAGTGAGAGCACCGCGATTTCGGTGACACCTTGGCTTTGACGCAAGAAGCCGAGCACTTTCGGCCATTTAGAGGCTAAGGTGCGTGCATGCCGGGTCCGTTCATTCAAGACGAGCAGATCGCGCGAGCGCGCCAGCTCGCGGAGGAGATCGTCCATCCGATCTTCGAGCTCATCCGCCGCAACACCACGGTGTCCAACGAGCGCACCGTGTTGCGCTTCTTCGGGATTTCGGGCGCCGGGGCGGGCGGCGTTCCGCTGGCCAACCTCATGGTGGACAAGCTCAAGGACTCCGGGGTGCTCAACCGGGGCGCGGCCTATTGGTATGGCCGGGCGCTTCAGCTGGGCGCCAAGAGTCCGCTGGAGGCGGTCGAGCGGCTCACGGCGCTCCCCGCCGGCAAGCTGGGGCCTCTGTCGCCGGAGATGGAAGGGAACCTGCGCGCCGAGGTCCGCGCCGAGGCCCGCGCCGCGATGGACGAGCTGAAGTCCCGCTTCGCCCAGCGCGACGCGCTCCGGAAGCAGTTCCCCATGTCGGCTCCGCCGCACAAGTACGTCATCGTCGCCACCGGCAACATTTACGACGACGTGGACCAGGCGCGCGCGGCGGCCCAGGCGGGCGCGGACGTCATCGCCGTCATCCGCTCCACGGCCCAGTCGCTCCTGGACTACGTGCCCCACGGTGCCACCACCGAGGGCTACGGCGGCACCTACGCCACGCAGGAGAACTTCCGCATCATGCGGGAGGCGCTGGACGAGGAGAGCAAGAAGCTCAAGCGCTACATCCAGCTCACCAACTACTCCTCCGGCCTGTGCATGTCGGAGATCGCCTTCTGCGCGGCCACCGAGCGGCTCGACATGCTGCTCAACGACGCGATGTACGGCATCCTCTTCCGCGACATCAACATGCGGCGGACGTTCATCGATCAGTACTTCAGCCGCCGCATCTGTGCCGTGGCCGGCATCATCATCAACACGGGCGAGGACAACTACATCACCACCGCGGACGCGTACGACGCGGCCCACACCGTCATCGCCAGCCAGTTCATCAACGAGTGCTTCGCCCGGCGCGCGGGGCTCAAGGACTGGCAGCTGGGCATCGGCCACTCGTACGAGATCGATCCATACCGCGAGGACACGCTGCTCCTGGAGCTGTCCCAGGCCATGCTGGTGCGCCGCTGTTTCCCGGATGCACCGCTCAAGTACATGCCGCCCACCAAGCACAAGGAGACGGACATCTTCTTCAGCCACGCGTACGACGTGATGGCGGACCTGGTGGCCATCTGGACGCGGCAGGGCATCCAGCTCCTGGGGATGATGACCGAGGCCATGCACACGCCGCTCCTGGCGGACCGGTACGTGGCGCTGAAGTCGGCGGCGTACATCCACCGCGCCGCGCGGGGCATCGACGAGGAGTTCACCGTGCGC from Stigmatella erecta includes these protein-coding regions:
- a CDS encoding alpha/beta hydrolase — protein: MKGVLETREVQSPALESNPLGDPARRRLTVYLPPGYGDGDQRYPSVYFLHAFSNSGSSWTNTAPFTPSVPERLDALITSGQVPPVIGVFPDGWTSLGGSQWINSDAIGRYRDYLVKDVLGFVDRTYRTLPKAASRAVLGHSSGGYGALVMGRYHPELFSHLGSHSGDCYFEYCYMPDLPKAAGALLKMGGLEAWHQDFKKRSRETKPRGEDFAVINVLAMAAAYSPKKGEPLNLELPFDPQTARLKLEVWNRWLVHDPVRFVPKFLDAFRKVKSVFLDCGTRDEFNLRWGTRILAEEFKASGVELRHEEFEDAHSGVSYRFENSLGFLIPRMARE
- a CDS encoding L-erythro-3,5-diaminohexanoate dehydrogenase; translation: MGIDLYGLSRVVGEQGVLPQRARRLDASLPCREAELLIEVESLNIDAASFKQIKEEVGGSPERIAQRIQDIVRERGKMQNPVTGSGGMLIGRVKELGAQHPARGTLKVGDRIATLVSLTLTPLVIEEILAVHPEIDRVDIRGHALLFASGIYARLPEDMPDTLALAALDVCGAPALVARHVRPGMTVAVLGAGKSGALCLAQARRGLQGKGQLLALDISEKALAALSGIGLCDEALKVDATQGVDVMAAVHRATGGTLCDLVVNCASVGNTEMASILSVKDGGTVIFFSMATSFTSAALGAEGVGKDVTMLVGNGYVPGHADLTLELLRAEPALRKLFETRYV
- a CDS encoding ankyrin repeat domain-containing protein, yielding MMRKVRMLLGAVALVMAVGMALMTGYLLLWERPSPGRVLAVSDAERYLLAAAREGDSELVAGLVKAGTPVEVQDKRGFSPLILAAYHGHLDTVKVLLASGANACAGDSRGNTALMGAAFKGHADIVTLLLQQPCAVDQSNGLGQTALMFASLFGRKEVADALRQHGASGNRKDASGRSAQDWAATQTVEPPIPSAEPAAAAPGNQT
- a CDS encoding catalase, yielding MKFAFSFIPALLLGGAVLANPPPLTTDSGAPVGTNQSSKTAGPRGGILLEDFHLIEKLARFDRERIPERVVHARGVGAYGTFESAGDFSQLTRASLFSAKGKKTPMFVRFSTVIHPQGSPETLRDPRGFALKFYTDEGNWDLVGNNLPVFFIRDAIKFPDMVHSLKPSPITNRQEPSRFFDFFSHQPESTHMLTQLYSDLGIPASYRQMNGHGVHAFKFVNAKGEVRYVKFNWKTLQGVKSLTAEEAARTQAQDFQHATQDLYTTIGKGQHPAWELSAQVLDPKNLDAFPFDPLDATKVWPEDQMPSVVLGKFTLTRTPDNFFEETEQAAFSPGVMPPGIEPSEDRLLQGRLFSYADTQRYRVGANYQSLPVNKARAAVNNNSQAGSMNSGNTKSDVNYEPSVTKETEDKPAYLFSQLPLSGTSQQAAITKTDNFSQAGAFYAKLSAAEKERLVKNLAGDLNQVSSPVVKARMVGFFFSANPEYGTRLAKAVGVSLDEAKATIAPLAAR
- a CDS encoding lysine 5,6-aminomutase subunit alpha, encoding MPGPFIQDEQIARARQLAEEIVHPIFELIRRNTTVSNERTVLRFFGISGAGAGGVPLANLMVDKLKDSGVLNRGAAYWYGRALQLGAKSPLEAVERLTALPAGKLGPLSPEMEGNLRAEVRAEARAAMDELKSRFAQRDALRKQFPMSAPPHKYVIVATGNIYDDVDQARAAAQAGADVIAVIRSTAQSLLDYVPHGATTEGYGGTYATQENFRIMREALDEESKKLKRYIQLTNYSSGLCMSEIAFCAATERLDMLLNDAMYGILFRDINMRRTFIDQYFSRRICAVAGIIINTGEDNYITTADAYDAAHTVIASQFINECFARRAGLKDWQLGIGHSYEIDPYREDTLLLELSQAMLVRRCFPDAPLKYMPPTKHKETDIFFSHAYDVMADLVAIWTRQGIQLLGMMTEAMHTPLLADRYVALKSAAYIHRAARGIDEEFTVREDGKIANRAREVFGKAMELLEECRNEGMVAAIGKGRFGDVKREETGGKGLDGVLEKSPDYFNPFLELLEGATS